ATTTTTTTCCGTTCGGAATTCCACCACAATATTCATCAGAGTAAATGAATTCTTCAACAGAAATGGTCATATCAATTTCGTAAACGCCAGGTTTGTTGATATTTCCACAAGCGGAAATCAATTTGGTACCTGTAGAGCGTCCTACACCAATTTTGGCATATTCTGCACCAGTTATATCGATAATAGGAACAACTGCTGCAATGGTTTCAACATTGTTAACAACGGTTGGTCTTTCCCAAAGTCCTTTTACAGCTGGGAAAGGTGGTTTTAGTCGCGGGTTTCCTCTTTTACCTTCTAGAGATTCTAGTAAAGCCGTTTCTTCTCCACAAATATAAGCACCTGCACCACGCTGAACATAAATTTCTAAATCGTAGCCTGTACCTAAAATGTTTTTACCTAGAAATCCTGCTTTTTTGGCCTCCTCAATCGCTTCTTCTAAAATATCTGGAATCCAAGAATATTCTCCACGAATGTAGATGTACGACACATTGGCTCCTAAAGTAAATGACGAAATCAGCATGCCCTCAATCAAAAGATGAGGAATGAATTCCATTAAATATCGGTCTTTAAAAGTTCCCGGCTCTGACTCGTCGGCGTTAACTACCAAATGTCTTGGCACGCCTTCCGGTTTTGCAAGGAAACTCCACTTCATACCCGTTGGGAAACCGGCGCCTCCACGACCTCTTAGACCAGAGATTTTTACTTCTTCCAGAACTTCTTCAGGCGTCATTTTCAGGGCTTTTTCAGCCGCTGTATATCCACCTTGTTTGCGGTAAACATCGAAAAAGCGTATGCCCTCTACATGTGCGTCTTTTAATAAAAGTTTTCTGCCCATCGTTAATATATTAATCTAAAGCGATTTGTCCTTGTCTGCAAAGTTCAAGGATTTCATCTACTTTTTCTATCGTTAAATTTTCATGATAAAACTTACCCAATTGCAACATTGGAGCATAGCCACAAGCACCAAGACATTCTACTGGTTTCAATGTGAAAAGACCATCAGCTGTTGTTTCTCCATCTTTAATGTTAAGTTTGGTACGGATGTGGTCTAGGATTTTTTCGCTGCCTTTTACCATGCAAGGTCCTGTTCTACAAACTTCCAAAACATATTTGCCAACAGGTTTCATATTGAACATGGTGTAGAAAGTAGCCACTTCGTAAACCTCAATAGGGGTGATATTAAGCACCTGCGCTACATAATCCATAACAGGAACATCTAGCCAACCACCGAATTCCTTTTGTGCAATATGCAAAACGGGAATTAAGGCAGACTTTTGACGACCTTCTGGATATCTTGCGATGATTTTATTTACCTGTTCTAAAGTTTCAGGTTTAAAAGCAATTGTTTCGCTCATATTTATAGATTTTAGATTTTAGATTTTAGATTTTAGATGAAAATCAAAACACTAAAAATCTATTTTATTTATAATTTATAATTCAAAATTCCTAAGCATCAAGCTCTCCCGCAATTACATTCATGCTACACATGGTTAC
This genomic stretch from Chryseobacterium sp. POL2 harbors:
- the nuoF gene encoding NADH-quinone oxidoreductase subunit NuoF, whose protein sequence is MGRKLLLKDAHVEGIRFFDVYRKQGGYTAAEKALKMTPEEVLEEVKISGLRGRGGAGFPTGMKWSFLAKPEGVPRHLVVNADESEPGTFKDRYLMEFIPHLLIEGMLISSFTLGANVSYIYIRGEYSWIPDILEEAIEEAKKAGFLGKNILGTGYDLEIYVQRGAGAYICGEETALLESLEGKRGNPRLKPPFPAVKGLWERPTVVNNVETIAAVVPIIDITGAEYAKIGVGRSTGTKLISACGNINKPGVYEIDMTISVEEFIYSDEYCGGIPNGKKLKACIPGGSSVPILPANLLLKTINGEPRLMNYESLADGGFATGTMMGSGGFEVLDEDQCVVEHTMTLARFYNHESCGQCTPCREGTGWLYKILKKIDNGQATLADIDLLWDIQRKIEGNTICPLGDAAAWPVAAAIRHFRDEFEWHVNNPELCLTQNYGLANYADPIPVVAGN
- the nuoE gene encoding complex I 24 kDa subunit family protein; this encodes MSETIAFKPETLEQVNKIIARYPEGRQKSALIPVLHIAQKEFGGWLDVPVMDYVAQVLNITPIEVYEVATFYTMFNMKPVGKYVLEVCRTGPCMVKGSEKILDHIRTKLNIKDGETTADGLFTLKPVECLGACGYAPMLQLGKFYHENLTIEKVDEILELCRQGQIALD